The genomic interval ATATGATAGACTTTTGCAGAGGTTGCTGCAGTCATTTCTCCTCCAAGTAATCACCAACGCAATGCTGCTCTTCGAAATTCGATGTTTGGAGCTGGAGAGAGTTCTTCAGTCCAGCTTCACTGAAGAGAACAAGTAATGCACAAACCAGAATGAAGAAAGGAATCCAACAGTGCCAGTCGCAAGCATAATTGCTAGAACCATGAAGAGAGAGTATCCTAAGTAAAGAGTTGCAGAGACGGGTCCACTCAAATTCCTAAGATCGAACACAAGGTAGTTTATGGAGTACAAGAAAATATAGATCGCAACTGATCCAGAGGCAAAGAAGGATTTCCACCACCATTTCCAGTCCTCAACACAAAGATGCATGTAGGTGAGTACAAGAGACACTTCGGCACAAACCACCACAAGAAGTACCAAAACAATCAAGAGGAAACCGAAAACATAGTACACACGACCCATCCAGATACTAGACATGATAAAGAAGAGCTCAATGAAGAGGGTGCCGAATGGAAGAGTACCAGCACCAAGTACCAACAACCAAGATGGGTATTTCTGAGCTGGGATTTCACGAGGAATCTGGTTGGTTCTAACGGGGTATTCAATATGAGGTGCCTTAGCCCCAAGGTATCCACCAAAGAGGGTAAGGGGAACTGAGATGCAGAACCATAGCAGAAGCAGGATAACAAACAGGGAAAATGGAATGGCTCCTGTGCTATGGCTACCCCACAATAGGAAATTCAAAGTGGTCAGAATCAAAAAGGCAATACCAGGGAAGAAACAAGCAGCCTTCCATGCGACAGAAATCCATCCTTTGAGATCACCACAGCCAATTGTCCTCCAAAGACGAACTGCAACATAGCCAGCTGCAACACCAAGAATCATGTAGATAAACAGCATACCTGTGATGAGAGTTCCACGGGACGCTGGCGACATGAATCCAAGGGCAGCGAAGAAAATAGTCACAACAGCCATCCCAAGAATCTGAACTCCATTTCCAACCATAATACACAAAAGTCCAGCATTATTTGGGGCACGGAAAACATCCCCCACAACAAGCTTCCACCCAGACAACTCCTCGTTCATCTGTGCCTGAGCCTCCTTGTCGAGCTCCTCATACCGGGTCAGATCCCGCCTAACAGTCCTCAAAAAGATCACAAGGACAATACCAGCAAGGAAGGTGATGACCATCAGAGAATTCAAGATTGAGAACCAATGAACCTTGGATCCCTCCATCTTCAGATAAGCATCCCAACGCGACGGCCACTTGATATCACTCGAGTCAAAGTTAACCTCGTATGTAAAGACGATAGGTTGGCCTTCCTGAATAGGCATGGACACAACATTTGAATCGCACTTAATAGGGTTCGGGTACTTATCATACATTGTCGATTTCTTCACAGCATCAGCATTATGCTTCACGCTGCAAGGCACCACCTCAAACCCAACAACCATATAACCAGGCACGTCATCATTTACCTTGGTAGGAAAGACATCTGCGGCATCCCCAGTACCCATAACACGGGCAACATTGGCCTCCTCATACTTATGCACAAGGACCTTAAACTTCAAATGGTTAAACACATAATAGGCATCTTGATACTTAACCCCAACCGGAAACCCAGTCCACCTCAAAAGAAAACCATCTTTCTTAGTATACCTGATGGCGGGCAAATTATCGAGAATCAAATTAACCTGATACATCTCATCAATCCTCCGCTTCAACAACTCAAAGTTATCTTTCGACAACGGATCCGTTTTACACAAAAAGATATCAGTCTCATTGGTAAACATCTTAAACCTGTAGGGGGAATTCTCGATCCTATCGCCCATCAAAAGCTCACCGAGATTCTCAGCACT from Citrus sinensis cultivar Valencia sweet orange chromosome 9, DVS_A1.0, whole genome shotgun sequence carries:
- the LOC102619298 gene encoding transmembrane 9 superfamily member 11 codes for the protein MGNFWIWVLFVFFFLQSSSFGFYLPGSYPHKHVVGDPLSVKVNSITSIDTEMPFSYYSLPFCKPQEGVKDSAENLGELLMGDRIENSPYRFKMFTNETDIFLCKTDPLSKDNFELLKRRIDEMYQVNLILDNLPAIRYTKKDGFLLRWTGFPVGVKYQDAYYVFNHLKFKVLVHKYEEANVARVMGTGDAADVFPTKVNDDVPGYMVVGFEVVPCSVKHNADAVKKSTMYDKYPNPIKCDSNVVSMPIQEGQPIVFTYEVNFDSSDIKWPSRWDAYLKMEGSKVHWFSILNSLMVITFLAGIVLVIFLRTVRRDLTRYEELDKEAQAQMNEELSGWKLVVGDVFRAPNNAGLLCIMVGNGVQILGMAVVTIFFAALGFMSPASRGTLITGMLFIYMILGVAAGYVAVRLWRTIGCGDLKGWISVAWKAACFFPGIAFLILTTLNFLLWGSHSTGAIPFSLFVILLLLWFCISVPLTLFGGYLGAKAPHIEYPVRTNQIPREIPAQKYPSWLLVLGAGTLPFGTLFIELFFIMSSIWMGRVYYVFGFLLIVLVLLVVVCAEVSLVLTYMHLCVEDWKWWWKSFFASGSVAIYIFLYSINYLVFDLRNLSGPVSATLYLGYSLFMVLAIMLATGTVGFLSSFWFVHYLFSSVKLD